The following proteins are co-located in the Bacteroidota bacterium genome:
- the rlmD gene encoding 23S rRNA (uracil(1939)-C(5))-methyltransferase RlmD, translated as MKKRRNKPVIIENLEILDAGSEGKAVGRFENRVVFVPYAVPGDVCDIMVIKSKNNYMEGRVDAIKHYSDKRMDPRCIHFGVCGGCKWQNMQYQHQLFYKQKQVEDNLRRIGHLDLPKISPILPSEDIFHYRNKMEYTFMNRKWFTDPAEMDSDNNRNGLGFHLPGKFDKILDLKECHLQDDTGNRIRLEARKYALEHNFTFHDIRSYDGFLRNLIIRNTTTGEWMVILITGEDRPEETFAFLDHLKNKFPEITSLQYVVNPKHNPDISDLEVRLYHGSPWITEKMGNLVFRIGPKSFFQTNSHQAFRLYQVAIEFAGLTGKEVVYDLYTGTGTIATFLAGKASKVIGIENVEAAVEDARVNAEINGISNVFFFAGDIASILDDDFTNTHGKPQVIITDPPRSGMVEKVIRQILEIQPGKIVYISCNPATQARDLAILSEKYKITRVQPVDMFPHTQHVENVVLLGIRD; from the coding sequence ATGAAGAAAAGAAGGAATAAACCGGTTATAATAGAAAACCTGGAGATCCTGGATGCCGGATCCGAAGGGAAAGCTGTTGGAAGATTTGAAAACCGGGTGGTTTTTGTCCCTTATGCCGTTCCGGGAGATGTATGCGATATAATGGTGATCAAAAGCAAAAACAACTACATGGAAGGGAGGGTTGATGCGATAAAACATTATTCTGACAAAAGGATGGATCCCCGTTGCATACATTTCGGAGTTTGCGGTGGTTGCAAGTGGCAAAATATGCAGTACCAACACCAGCTTTTTTATAAGCAAAAACAGGTGGAAGACAACCTGCGCCGGATCGGTCACCTGGATCTTCCCAAAATCTCCCCTATCCTTCCTTCGGAAGATATCTTCCACTATCGTAACAAGATGGAGTATACCTTTATGAACCGCAAATGGTTCACCGATCCGGCTGAAATGGATAGTGACAATAACCGCAATGGCCTGGGGTTCCATCTACCCGGTAAATTCGACAAGATACTTGACCTGAAGGAATGTCACCTTCAGGATGATACGGGCAACAGGATCAGGCTTGAGGCCCGTAAATATGCCCTGGAACATAATTTTACCTTTCACGATATCCGCTCTTATGACGGTTTCCTGCGAAACCTCATTATCCGCAACACCACAACCGGCGAATGGATGGTTATTTTGATCACCGGGGAGGACAGGCCCGAAGAGACCTTTGCCTTCCTGGATCATCTTAAAAACAAATTCCCGGAGATCACCTCATTGCAATATGTGGTCAACCCCAAGCATAATCCCGATATCTCCGATCTGGAAGTCAGGCTTTACCACGGCTCTCCCTGGATAACCGAGAAAATGGGGAACCTGGTTTTCAGGATAGGCCCTAAATCATTTTTCCAGACCAACAGTCACCAGGCATTCAGGCTTTACCAGGTTGCCATCGAATTTGCCGGCCTCACAGGAAAGGAAGTTGTTTACGACCTCTACACAGGAACAGGAACCATTGCCACTTTCCTGGCCGGAAAAGCATCCAAAGTGATCGGCATAGAAAACGTGGAGGCTGCTGTGGAGGATGCACGGGTCAATGCGGAAATTAACGGGATCAGCAATGTTTTCTTCTTCGCCGGTGACATCGCTTCCATCCTGGATGATGACTTTACCAATACCCATGGAAAACCCCAGGTGATCATCACCGACCCACCCCGCTCGGGAATGGTTGAAAAAGTAATACGACAAATTCTCGAAATCCAACCCGGAAAAATCGTGTATATCTCCTGTAACCCCGCTACCCAGGCCCGCGACCTGGCAATCCTGTCGGAAAAATACAAAATCACCCGCGTCCAGCCCGTCGATATGTTCCCGCATACACAGCATGTGGAAAATGTGGTGTTGTTAGGGATTAGGGATTAG